The DNA window CTGAGCGCGGTTATATTGCACGTGTTAAACGCTGGCAGGTCAAAGTTGAACATCGGCTCTGTCTCTCCGGTCGCTTTCAGTGCCGCAGCCCCCAACTATTACTCTCCAGTCCCCCAAGGATTACATCATCGACCCGCGGGAGAACATTGTCATCCATTGTGAGGCCAAAGGGAAGCCTCATCCCAGGTAAGAAAAGTGTGAACatatattttccaaaataatttttcaattGTAAGCAAAGTCATTTATGTGCGGCTTCTCAGTTTCTCCTGGACGAGAAACGGGACTCACTTTGACCTGGATCAGCACTCCAACGTGCACATGAGGGCCCACTCGGGGACACTGGTGGTGGACATCAGCAGGGAGCGGGCGGAACATTACGAAGGCGCCTACCAGTGCACGGCTAGGAACAAACACGGGACGGCCGTCTCTAACGACATCGTGGTGCGGCAGCCCAGTAAGTCTCTCAAGAGTCACTTCGCCATATCACCCCTTTTATCCAAATACTCCTCATTCATACTTCAcacatcaattttttttttgtcttaaacCAATCCAGGGTCGCCCTTGTGGTCCAAAGAGAAGATCAAGCCGATCGTCATTCAGGAGGGCGTGTCCTTGGTGTTGCCATGCCGACCGCCCGCCGGCTTTCCTCCCCCAATTGTTTTCTGGATGGACAACAGTAAATATTCACACGCGCACGTCACATGACAAACGAGCTTCATATCAATTGAATGTTtgaatgaaatgtattttgattcTCGCATCAGACTTCCAGAGGTTGCCCCAAAGCAACAGGGTGTCGCAATCTTTAAACGGAGACCTTTACTTCTCCAACGTGCTGCGCGAGGACTCCAGGAACGACTACATCTGCTACGCCCGCTTCCCGCACACGCAGACCATCCAGCAGAAGCAGCCCATCACCGTCAAGGTCCTCAACCGTAAGTCGCACCGTCTTCATCCATCCGGAGGCCGGCACTCGGactgaaatgtcattttgtccGTTCCGCTACGAATCAGCAAAGCTATTCGCCATGATGGTTCCTCATCTGCTCCATggccttttaatttttttttttttttaattccaaagCATGTTCATGTGCTGGCTTGTTTGAatgcttgttttgttgtgtttcagTGGACGCGATCAATGACACAATGGAAGCTTTTTACAATGACACTGATTTGTTTAGTGGTGAGTTACGGAAAATAACCACGCCCCTGCCTTTCTCCCGGTACTTCTCCTGCAGTGGGACCTCCAAAGTTGAACGCAATTCGTCCCAACTGAATTTTTTGAGTTCCTGTTTTTGCTTTAAGCTATGAGCTAAATTTGACCTAAACTCAATTTTCAGATACACAACCTATCtagagaagtaaaaaaaaaaatgaaacaattaaGGCACTTTAATACCCTTAACacgcaaatacaaaatgagaacACTCGGCGAGCTGCTGTTGGCcaccactcacacacagacactcacacacagGGTAAATTACTTTTAGCCACGCCCCTAAAAGCtttcttttgtgttatttttctaTACAATACACTCCTGTCTGAGAAATAACATGTCCAAGCCAAATTAGATCAAatttaagatttatttttgaattaagTTTAGAATTTCTTAAAGTGGGGCGTTTGACTTTGGAGCTTTCACTCTACCGTATGGGATCCAGACTTTCCCAGCCACTAACCCGTCAACCTTAAACTCAAGCCTTCTCCTCACTACTCTAGTCTTAGATACCCGTCGCAACCCTGTAACCCTTCACTCCAGTTGATCCGACTCccactttcccccccccccaccatccAATCAGAGACCTTCACTTCTGCATTTCTTGAATGAGCCCCGTGATAACATCTGTACAACATTAGCCacatcaagaagaagaaacgtCTAATTTCTCGCTCAATTAACAATTCCgactgcctcctcctcctcatatCTTGTTATACAGGAcctttgctttctttctcaTTTGCCCTTTGGCGCGCAAGCTGTTGGATGAAATTGCTGGCATTATTGCCAGCAGCACCTGCAGATGACGCTTTTATTGTCAAAAAGTGTTTATCTCATTTGCGTCTATGCATTGCAGTGGCCGTTATGACCCCCCCCCAGGGGGCAAATCATTAGCCGTAAATTTTcctgaaaaatgcaaatactgGGCTGTAAAGTCAGActagaagtgtgtgtgtgtgtaatgcgCTGGCTTATTGTGGATGCCAGTGACATATGGCCTAGCCCCAGAGTGATGATAACTTCTGTGTGGGTGTGACTGCAGAAGAGCCAGCGGATGAGCGGAAGCCCACGTTCCTCCTCCCGTTGGAAGCAACCAGCTCCAAAATGGTGCTACGTGGTCAGGTGCTGGAGATGGAATGCTTTGCGGAAGGACTGTACGTATTAGTCTTACTTCacattatgcattttttttgttaccattTAAAAGAGTTTGATTTTGTCAAAAGGGTTAAGAATTAGAGCATACTTTACACATCCAGTTGCTTGTCCTGTTGAAATTAGCTAGTATGTTCTATACATGCAAAATGTTATTAAAgcaagtgttttttattttgtgtgtttaaataatacatattACGCAATTAAGAGGctaataaaattcaataaaaaaataataaaattattttaaagcatttcaaattaattaatgaaaaaatacaatgaaactCAACTCTTTGCatacaaacaaataatgtattttcCGAACTTTATTCCTTCTTCCCCTGCAAGTCCCACTCCTGAAATCTCCTGGGCCAAAGTGAGCGGCGAACTCCCGGGAGCACGCGTCTCATTCCTGCATCACCAGAAAGTCTTGCGTATCGTCAACGTGTCGGAGGCCGACGCGGGCGACTACCGGTGCACCGCAAGGAACCAGCTGGGCTCCGTCCACCACACCATTCGGATCACCGTCAAAGGTGCGACCTACCTTATGACCAATGCGGTGTGCACCATGATTAAATCTTCCTTCTGTTTTTCAGCCGCTCCATACTGGATCAGCGGCGCTCCCAGAAATCTCGTCCTGGCCCCGGGAGAGAACGGGGTGCTCATGTGCAGAGCCAGTGGCACACCCAAGCCCAACATCCAATGGGCCATGAATGGCGTTCCCATAGAGAGTGAGTGGAGAACCAGAAAGTCAAATATCTTGTTTGTGGTCTAAATAATTAACATATAATATTCCGTCCCCCACGAATAGATGCCCCGAAGGACCCCAGCCGGAAAGTGGAGGACGACACCATCATATTCACCGATGTGCAGATGGGCTCCAGCGCCGTGTACCAGTGCAACGTCTCCAACCAACACGGCTACCTCTTGGCCAACGCCTTCGTTAACGTCTTGTGTAAGTCCAGATTCAGGAAACTGTCTTCTTCCCCGTGGAGCAATTTAGAAGCAACTTGATTAGGTTGGGTATGAAAATCAGTGGGCAGAGGATAGAGGCACTGGTGAGGCCAGACAGGCTCATCAAGATTGAAGTTCTGGTGGAACTGCTCTGCCAAGATAGTATGTGGGGCGATAAATTCAGAGAGGTCTGCAAGCAGAAGCTTCCGATAACAACATGAGCCAGACGCGGATCCATTCACATTGATCAGCGGCATCGCTATTAACTCGCTTCGTTTTCCAGCCGAGCCGCCCAGAGTGCTGACGCCGGCCAACGCGGTCTACCAGGTCATCAAGAATCACCGAGCCCTGCTGGAGTGCACTTCCTTCGGCTCGCCCATCCCCAAAATTACCTGGTGGGTTAATGAGCCTTGAACCGGGCTGGCTAATGTCCCAGGATAAAAGTACCGATGGAGTTCCTACCTCCGTCTCAGGTTCAAGGAGAGTCGTTCCGGCACGCTAGACGCCGAGACTTACGAGGAGCACGACAACGGCACTTTGGAGATCCGTGTGGCTCAGCCGAGGAATAGCGGAAAGTACACCTGCGTGGCCCGCAATTCTCTCGGTATCTACGAGAATCACGTGTACCTGGAAGTCAAAGGTAAGCAGAAGTTGGACCCCTTATTCCGCTTTGAGACTAAAGTACCCGCTGTCCTCATCAGAACCGACCCGGATCCTGAAGCAGCCCGAGTACCGAATGGTGCAGCGTGGCAAGTCGGTTGTGTTCGAGTGCAAAGTGAAGCACGACCCCTCCCTCGTGCCCACCATGACGTGGCTCAAGGATGACGGGGAGCTCCCTGATGACgagaggttaaaaaaaaaaaaaagctttttgtcatcttttatCAAAAAGCTAATccgaaaatatgttttttatgattttcttCAAGCAGATTTGTGGTGGACGCCGACAGCCTGACCATCGCCGACGTGATGGAAAGCGACGCCGGCGTGTACACGTGCATCATGAACACAACGCTGGACCACGATTCGGCCAGCGCCGAGCTCACCGTTGTCGGTACGTTGAGATATGTTAGAGGTTTATTTTTACTCTACAGATGGTTGGCATTCATAACATGAATATTgactttaatttaatattccGTCTCCCACGCCGACCCGACAGAAGCCACACCGACACCGTCTGTTGTCAATGGTAACACCTGAAGCGCACGTGGCTTTTCAGATgtgctccatttttgttttgggatcattttaatttatttttctgtcaaGTGAAGCTTGCCCTGCGGACACCATTTGATGATTTATATtccacttttattttcattgttttgtatGAAGGTAGCTAGTGGCTAGTTAGCATGTCAGTTGAAATCATCCATTTGAAAAGCTTGACGTGTATTTATTCATAAGCATGAGGCTCCGCTTGCACGAGCACGTCTTCATTTGTGTCTTTTCGTGACACGGAACCGACGGCGGCCATCTTTGGCGTCGACTCACGTGTTGTGTGCCGTGTCTTTCGTCAGAGCGGCCGGAACCACCGAGCGACCTGGAGCTGACGGACCACAAAAAGAGAAGTGTTCAACTCACCTGGATTCCTGGCGACGAGCACAACAGTCCTATTGAGAGTACGTGCGAATCTGACGCTGAATGTTCTGAAAGTCCGAAAATCTAAATCGGTGTTAAGCCAACCACAAACAAATTTGATCAAAGGTTCTTTTCCCTAGAATTTTTGATCCAGTATGAAGACTCTCTCCACCACCGCAGAGGACACTGGCACAACCTTACCGAGGTTCCCGGGAGCAAGACCACAGCTCACCTGAAGCTGTCGCCCTACGTTCATTACACCTTCAGAGTCCTTGCTGTCAATTCCATGGGTGTCAGCCGACCCAGTTTCCCCTCCAAGATGTATAAAACCGACCCCTCAGGTACTGGAAACCCAGAGTGAAATCTTCTTTGCTACCGAATGTAActtctatttttattctcGCCTAAAAGCTCCAGATGAGAATCCGACAGATGTGCATGGATTTGGGACTGAACATGACAATCTTGTCATCTCATGGAAggtaattatatatattttttttaatgaagtacctccgacttgacaaaaaatggacATTTATTCCAAAAGAGGTCAAGTGTGCCTGCTTCAAACTGTTTTTTGccacaaacataaaacaaagaaaattgcatgtatattatttaaaataaataaataaataaataaataatttctttTCCCGTAGCCATTGTCAGGCCTCCAGGCCAACGGGCCAGGGCTCCATTACAGAGTGATGTGGAGACAAAAGATGATGGAAACCGACTGGATCACGGCAACCGTAGCCAACAACTCCAAGTTTGTCGTGTCCGGAACGCCCACGTTTGTTCCGTATGAGCTCAAAGTTCAAGCCGTGAATGACTTCGGCGCAGCGCCTGAGCCCGCCGTTGCCTTAGGTCTTTCTGGAGAGGATCGTAAGTCCGACTGCTCTTTTCACCTTTGCAAAGTGTGGCTGCtcaaatgaatatttacaCAGAAACTTTGTTCAGCACAAGGGTTGTGTTCTCGCTGAAGTGTTACTGCACATTTTTCTATCATGTCATTTTGGCTAGCATGCTAGCTAATATTGTTAATGAGCTTCATTTGATGGTTTGTATTGAATAATTTACTAAAATTACTAAATAGTTGTTTATGTGACATGGTTCATATGTTCGACAAAAATGACGTTGATTTGACGTGttttggcaccatcttgtggcatctagATGCAATTACAACCGCATTTTCGAGGCGCATCAATTGtatgattttaattttgaacTTTCCTCATCCCTAAAAAACGCACCAATATTGTACGTTTGTTTCATCGCAACAGTTCCGATTGCAGCTCCAGCATCCGTGCAGGCGTACGTGCTAAACAGCACCCTGGCGGAAATCCACTGGGATCCCGTGTCTCCAAAACTAATCCGCGGATACCTCAAAGGCTACATGGTACAGCATAATGAGCCGGCGAATCGCCAGAAGCGCAAGACTGATGATCCCACTTTTTCGCAGGTGTATTATTGGCGAGAGCGCAGTCTGCACAAACACAACCCCCATCACACGGAGAAGCAGATCTTGACCTTCAGCGGCAACCACAGCAAAGGAAAGCTGCCTGGCCTGCACCCCTTCAGTGTGTATTCGTTTAACGTCAGGGTCTATAACGGCAAAGGAGAAGGTCCCCCGAGTCACAACCAGCAGTTTGAGACCCCCGAGGGAGGTGAGAGGAGGAATTCATGCCATTTCTATTTGAACTGATGTTAAGAACGGATTTTGAATCGTCGGTCAAGTTCTTTTTGTCCTATGAATCGTTTCAGAGTCACAATTGTGTGCCTCTAATTTATTTCCACAGTGCCCGGAGCGCCGACGTCCCTGATGGTCACCAACTCCAATTTGGACTCTTTAAGCCTTGAGTGGAAGCCTCCTCGGGACCGGAATGGACTCCTGACAGGTTACACCCTCAAATATCATCCGGGTGAGCTTCTCTCTTTTTTACTCATTCTTTAAGGACTACAGAATATTGTTGACGAGAATACTCGTCGACGGGATCCTGCGTCATTAATGTCAATGACGAGTATTCTCGAGATAATAAACGTCTCACTTCATGTAGTCTTGTACCGTCGCAAACGATAAAGAGGAAGAACCAACGAATCGCGTCACCGTTGAATAGGACTCAATCACACCAATTAACAAATCACCTTTTGTCATTCCCGCCTCTTGTACCTGAACCCTCTTTGCTCCGAAACACTTTTTCCACACTTGTCATCATTGACACTTGAATCCTACctccatcctcctcttcctttaTTCAACTTACCTTCCCAATCATCCCGCCATCTCGTAGTCAATAACTCCAATGAGCTGGGCCCAGAGGAGGAGCTGGCCCTGGCCGCCAATGAGACCTCGGTCACTTTGCCCGACCTCAAGTACAGCACGCGCTACAAGTTTTATTTGAATGCCAAAACGCGCGAGGGGCCCGGCCCGGTTGTTACGCAGGAGGCCATCACCATCGTGGATGAAGGTAAGCATGGAATGTATCCCAAATTGATGTTCTTAATTCAGTCATTgatataatttatttgaaaaagtccaaatttaaaaaaaaatcatataagCCCACAATAGGACAAGGGACTGTATATGTTAAAAAATCACATGACATCCCTCAGCCAATCAgtgaatgacaataataaagaTGAGCCAATCAgtgaatgacaataataaagaTTATTAAATGAAAAGTGCAGTCGCACCTTACTGAATTAGAATATGATGGAAAACTCatgtttaattattttatacaaaataaaaaaaaatgaatatttcaatTAAACATCTGGACAAAACAATACTAATCTATACACATCGAAATCAACAATAAACTGTTATTTGCTGTCATATTCATTTCAAAGCTACCATTACACAGCTTTTAAAAATTGCAGTCATATTCTGTGTTTTCAAATCGTCGTGTCATCGTCACGTTGTGTCGATTCTTTCTGCAATTGTTATTCGAGCAAACGGCATGATGCACTGCTCGATCCagttgcattgcattgcaccACCCCTGCcaacgtgtgtgttttgtgtacgTGTCGGTGTGTTTGCAAGTGTGCGTATATCCATATCGATTGTGACTTGTTGTTATTTCTCCATCTTATCTGAGCTCTCATGACTCATCTCGACAAAGACGTTGGCGCGGGAAGCAGTGGTATATATAGTGATGCATGGAATACGGGCATGCGCatccaccccctcccccagcTTGCACATGTCCTATCGTTTGGCATTGCAAAGAAATATTCCACTCATACCGAAAGATGTTAAAACGGTACAGTGGAACTTCCAaagttgaacatttttgttttgggaagCAGCAGTTCCTCAATCCTGCCTAAGGTGGATATTCCGTTACGGTTTCAGCAAAGTTGTTCTTCCCTCGGGTGCGATATTTTGTCAGTTTTGGTTCCAATGGAAGTCCCACCGTATATGACAAGTTCCCTGGCATGGAAAATCTTATTTGTTAGCCCCgcctccttttttcttttttggatcATGCATCCCATCCTCGATGTTGCCCACGCATCATCACGTGTTTGTGCCTTCAATTCCATCCTCCGGTTGCCTGGAGCGCTTTCACCCCCGCTAGCACCTTAGCACCATCACGCCTGCCAACAGATGTTCTCTCTTGTGTGTTCAGCGCCGGCGGCCAGTCCTTTTGGCAGCGTTAACTCCTCCAGGGGAGAGGACGGCACCCTGATCAGTTGGGAGTACTGGGGCCCGGacagaaacatttatttagaaTACATAGTGGAGAACAGTAAGCAAAGTCATTCATTTTATAACCTTAATAAAGTGGCTCATGAGCATCTAGGAGTAGAAAATAGTCACGATGGAGTCCGCCAGTCACATGCGCCGTGACATCTCCAAGTGTTGTTCGCcgtcctccccccctcccctgcagGTGAAGCCGAAGACGAGTGGCGCAAAGAGCCGGTGAACGGCTCTCAGAACTTTATGCTCAAGGGCCTGAAGGAGGGCCTCTCCTATAGGGTGCGCTTGGTGGCCCAAGGTCACGCCGACCAAGAGCCCCATCGCTCCAAGGAGCTCACGGTGACGGTGCCAGGTGAGGCGCGTTCCTGGGCCCACCCGagcgtttgcattttttttttgcgataCACTGTATGGTTGCGGTTTCAAGCAGCCATGCTCTGTCGTGTTATTGGGAGTTGTCGTTTTGTTGTAGCGCTAATATAGTCGTACGCTACGTGGCTTGCATTAATATCTAAAAGTCATCCTTAGCGAACCTGTGAGTGTGCGGATGATGTCTGTgtgttgattttgtgttctTGTGATTGCGATAAATCATTGCATCTTCCATGTAATATTTGATATGTTCAATGTTGGGCAAGTtataaattcaaaatgtttcccccccgcacacacagacacacacatcaccCACCCCCACTGCCGTCGTTGCATTTTCACCCAACATTGGATATTTCTAACCCTTCCGTCATGAAAGTGGTTAGCAAGTTAACCAATCACGACCCACCGCTGAGCAAGTAGATAGAACAACGTTCCTCCGTGTCGCCATTGCAAAGCCGATGAGGTGAAAGCGTCTTCCTTCCTTTGCTTGTCAGCTGTGGCGAGCAGACAGGTGGACATCGCCACGCAGGGTTGGTTCATCGGCCTCATGTGTGCCATCgccctcctcatcctcatcctcctcatcatTTGCTTCATCCAGAGGAACAAAGGAGGCAAATATCCAGGTAAACTAGCATCCTCTTTCTGGATAAAATAACTTCTtccatttttgtatttgtgaccCGATAGAACACAAACGCTGCAGCAGCACATGTGGACAGACAATGTAGCAAACCCTGAATATCGTTGCCATAACAACAGCGGCAAAACACGTGATGCTATTTTAGTGGCTAATTTCTTTTCCTGTTTCGGGCGTAGTCAAAGAGAAGGAGGACGCTCACACAGACCCGGAGTTCCAGCCCATGAAAGACGAAGACTGCACTTTTGGGGAATACAGGTGAGAGAACGCGATCAAGACTCAGTTGCCCGTTTAAACCCAGCAACTTTCTAGCCGGGCTGGAGCTCTTTTTTTACCACTTATGACTGACAATGATGAACAGGAaatgcccctcccctccattaGCCAAAAAGCACTTTTAGTTTTTggggcgggacgtccgtggatggcACATTTTTTGGACTCTTTGCTCGATAAGACTCTTCAGGTTCTCAGGATGAAAGGAGGGTCTGTTTCTTCCATTCAATTAATTCATTTGCAAcataatatgaataataaGCTACTCAAGACAGCGATCAAAGCTCACCGTTAAGCTATGCCTGTTAGCATCCCGAATGAGGCTGCGCACAGAACCAAGCACTTTACTTGCAACATTTCTCGatattgtctttgtgttttcatgttttttatgATGTAATGTGTACAAATATGATGGGGTCCaaacaagtatttttttcttaaagtactttatatatttttttgtatgtatatCCAAATGTGAGTTATAGAATTGATATTAACATGCATATCTATATGTACAGGAAAATATTTAGTTATATATATGTGGGATGCATGTTGTGAGCTGATATACCTTTATGaggatattaaaaatatacattagcTTATAATGTGTTGAAATGGATTGTTGGTTGAACAATGCATGTTGTAAGGATTCTGTTACTTGGGGAGCGGTAGCAAcggaattgtatttttttggggggggtcataAGTaagccaattttttttccaattccaTATTTGCTTGTTAGTTCCTCAATAAGTCACATGCGAGACCTCTTTGCTCCCTGCATCATACAATTTACACGCGAATTCGTGTAGGGGGAATCCCTCATAAAAAGAGGTAAGGGTGATGTCttacatgtgtgtttgtgtgagggTGGGTGTCACTGTGGAGAGaagaacagaaaacaaaaaaaaaattgctcgcTTGAAAACGCATCGCAGGCTTGTCAGTCATCAAGTTGAATATTTGAATAGTCATAAAGCCTTTGTGGTGTCTGAACACACTGAGTCAGTTTGTAATTTGGATGTGACATAC is part of the Syngnathus acus chromosome 6, fSynAcu1.2, whole genome shotgun sequence genome and encodes:
- the LOC119124426 gene encoding neuronal cell adhesion molecule-like isoform X5, which codes for MMERRRMGETDLPLLPLVVAAAVLLGHLAAALEVPLDLLERLPQPPTITLQSPKDYIIDPRENIVIHCEAKGKPHPSFSWTRNGTHFDLDQHSNVHMRAHSGTLVVDISRERAEHYEGAYQCTARNKHGTAVSNDIVVRQPRSPLWSKEKIKPIVIQEGVSLVLPCRPPAGFPPPIVFWMDNNFQRLPQSNRVSQSLNGDLYFSNVLREDSRNDYICYARFPHTQTIQQKQPITVKVLNLDAINDTMEAFYNDTDLFSEEPADERKPTFLLPLEATSSKMVLRGQVLEMECFAEGLPTPEISWAKVSGELPGARVSFLHHQKVLRIVNVSEADAGDYRCTARNQLGSVHHTIRITVKAAPYWISGAPRNLVLAPGENGVLMCRASGTPKPNIQWAMNGVPIENAPKDPSRKVEDDTIIFTDVQMGSSAVYQCNVSNQHGYLLANAFVNVLSEPPRVLTPANAVYQVIKNHRALLECTSFGSPIPKITWFKESRSGTLDAETYEEHDNGTLEIRVAQPRNSGKYTCVARNSLGIYENHVYLEVKEPTRILKQPEYRMVQRGKSVVFECKVKHDPSLVPTMTWLKDDGELPDDESRFVVDADSLTIADVMESDAGVYTCIMNTTLDHDSASAELTVVERPEPPSDLELTDHKKRSVQLTWIPGDEHNSPIEKFLIQYEDSLHHRRGHWHNLTEVPGSKTTAHLKLSPYVHYTFRVLAVNSMGVSRPSFPSKMYKTDPSAPDENPTDVHGFGTEHDNLVISWKPLSGLQANGPGLHYRVMWRQKMMETDWITATVANNSKFVVSGTPTFVPYELKVQAVNDFGAAPEPAVALGLSGEDLPIAAPASVQAYVLNSTLAEIHWDPVSPKLIRGYLKGYMVYYWRERSLHKHNPHHTEKQILTFSGNHSKGKLPGLHPFSVYSFNVRVYNGKGEGPPSHNQQFETPEGVPGAPTSLMVTNSNLDSLSLEWKPPRDRNGLLTGYTLKYHPVNNSNELGPEEELALAANETSVTLPDLKYSTRYKFYLNAKTREGPGPVVTQEAITIVDEAPAASPFGSVNSSRGEDGTLISWEYWGPDRNIYLEYIVENSEAEDEWRKEPVNGSQNFMLKGLKEGLSYRVRLVAQGHADQEPHRSKELTVTVPAVASRQVDIATQGWFIGLMCAIALLILILLIICFIQRNKGGKYPVKEKEDAHTDPEFQPMKDEDCTFGEYSDNEDHKPLKGSRTPSSGTVKRDDSDDSLVDYGEGGDGQFNEDGSFIGQYSGKSASRDTTTGAEGLESSEAPSPINAMNSLNSFV